The Winogradskyella schleiferi genome has a window encoding:
- a CDS encoding DNA cytosine methyltransferase translates to MIKERINIENIDGQLFEIKVVEPENSKPASFTHYLHNHKNGVSQFYKKDALAFVKERLVKEYPNEQITNKVAEDALQYLIFDLNKSVSFPAPQKPKFKFIDLFAGIGGFRMALQNLDGKCVFTSEWDKYSKQTYKVNFGEIPFGDITKPKTKSYIPNNFDVLCAGFPCQAFSIAGRRGGFEDTRGTLFFDVAEIIKEKQPKAIFLENVKGLRNHDKGKTLKTILNVLREDLNYYVPEPQILNAKEFGVPQNRERIFIVGFRKDLGIKDFRYPEPTNKDAVLDDILEQEEVSVKYYLSTTYVQTLKNHRARHESKGNGFGYEIIPNDGTANAVVCGGMGRERNLVLDDRLTNFVPVTNISGEVNREGIRKMTPREWARLQGFPDDFKIVVSDAQAYKQFGNSVAVPAIQATAEKIIEKLNCK, encoded by the coding sequence ATGATAAAAGAAAGAATTAACATAGAAAACATTGACGGACAGCTATTTGAAATAAAAGTAGTTGAGCCAGAGAATTCTAAACCAGCTTCTTTTACTCACTACTTACATAATCATAAAAACGGAGTTTCGCAGTTTTACAAGAAAGATGCACTTGCTTTTGTGAAAGAAAGATTAGTTAAGGAATACCCTAACGAACAAATTACAAACAAAGTCGCAGAAGATGCACTTCAATATCTGATTTTTGACCTCAATAAATCTGTTTCTTTCCCAGCACCTCAGAAACCAAAATTCAAATTTATCGACCTTTTTGCGGGAATTGGCGGATTTAGAATGGCATTGCAAAATCTCGATGGGAAATGCGTGTTTACAAGCGAATGGGATAAATACTCAAAGCAAACGTACAAAGTAAACTTTGGCGAAATTCCATTTGGCGACATCACAAAACCGAAAACTAAAAGTTACATTCCAAATAATTTCGATGTTCTTTGTGCGGGTTTTCCTTGTCAAGCATTTTCGATTGCGGGAAGACGTGGCGGATTTGAGGACACAAGAGGAACATTATTCTTTGATGTTGCCGAAATCATAAAGGAAAAACAACCAAAAGCAATTTTCCTTGAAAACGTAAAAGGACTTCGAAATCACGATAAAGGAAAAACCTTAAAAACGATTTTAAACGTTTTGAGAGAAGACTTAAATTATTACGTTCCCGAACCACAAATACTAAACGCTAAAGAGTTTGGAGTTCCGCAAAATCGAGAACGTATTTTTATAGTTGGTTTCCGCAAAGATTTAGGAATAAAAGACTTTCGATATCCCGAACCAACAAACAAAGATGCTGTTTTAGATGATATTTTAGAGCAAGAAGAAGTTTCGGTAAAATATTATTTATCGACCACATACGTTCAAACCTTGAAAAACCACAGAGCAAGGCACGAAAGTAAAGGGAACGGATTTGGTTACGAAATAATTCCGAATGATGGCACAGCCAACGCAGTTGTGTGTGGCGGAATGGGCAGAGAAAGAAATTTAGTTTTGGACGACCGATTGACAAACTTCGTTCCCGTAACGAATATTAGTGGCGAGGTAAATCGTGAGGGAATTCGAAAAATGACACCTCGTGAATGGGCAAGACTTCAAGGCTTTCCAGACGACTTTAAAATTGTAGTTTCAGATGCACAAGCGTATAAGCAATTTGGTAATTCAGTTGCAGTTCCAGCAATTCAAGCAACAGCGGAAAAAATTATAGAGAAACTAAACTGCAAATGA
- a CDS encoding HpaII family restriction endonuclease, producing the protein MITGNKGEWSEIYALFKLLGDKQLFLGDKDIEKLEGLVYPIIKVLRSENNGDFEYSIQDEIILISGNEQILKIPIEEFKTKALFLLNAIKENRERTFSVPEIEEFMQSINCMSLKASSSAKTDITIVVHDQRTNQQPTLGFSIKSQLGSPSTLLNAGKTTNFIYEIGFVNLSKNEVEEINSISSRSKIMDRITQILKKGGTFEFVKTERQVFSNNLVLIDSLLPQILSEIVFDFYSSDNSHLKDLVNSTAKKNPLEFDIENEHKFYEYKIKRFLTDVALGMMPSKVWSGKYDATGGYLIVKENGDVLCYHIYNRNEFEDYLLNNTKLDTASSSRHGFGEIYEEKGHLYFNLNLQIRFTK; encoded by the coding sequence ATGATTACAGGTAACAAAGGCGAATGGAGCGAAATTTACGCTCTTTTTAAACTATTAGGCGACAAACAACTTTTTCTTGGAGATAAAGACATTGAGAAACTTGAGGGATTAGTTTATCCAATTATTAAAGTTCTGCGCTCAGAGAATAATGGCGATTTTGAATATTCTATTCAAGATGAGATAATTCTTATTTCTGGAAACGAACAAATATTAAAAATCCCAATAGAAGAATTCAAAACCAAAGCTCTTTTTCTTTTAAATGCAATTAAAGAAAATCGAGAGCGGACTTTTTCCGTTCCAGAGATTGAGGAATTTATGCAATCAATAAATTGTATGTCTTTGAAAGCAAGTTCGTCAGCGAAAACGGACATTACAATTGTTGTTCACGACCAAAGAACAAATCAACAACCAACTCTTGGATTTAGCATTAAATCACAGCTTGGTAGTCCTTCTACTCTATTAAACGCTGGAAAAACTACAAACTTTATTTACGAAATTGGTTTTGTAAATCTATCAAAAAATGAAGTTGAGGAAATCAATTCTATTTCTTCACGAAGTAAAATAATGGATAGAATTACACAAATTCTAAAAAAAGGCGGAACATTCGAGTTTGTGAAAACTGAAAGGCAGGTTTTCTCGAATAATCTTGTTTTAATCGACAGTTTATTACCTCAGATTCTGTCGGAAATTGTGTTTGACTTTTATTCAAGTGATAACTCTCATTTGAAAGATTTAGTTAACTCAACAGCCAAGAAAAATCCTTTGGAATTTGATATTGAGAACGAACACAAATTTTACGAATACAAGATAAAGCGATTTCTAACTGATGTTGCACTTGGAATGATGCCATCAAAGGTATGGAGCGGAAAATACGATGCAACAGGTGGCTATCTTATAGTTAAAGAAAATGGCGATGTTCTTTGTTACCATATTTACAACAGAAACGAGTTTGAGGATTACTTGCTTAATAATACCAAACTTGATACAGCAAGTTCTTCTCGACACGGATTTGGCGAAATTTATGAAGAAAAAGGACATCTTTATTTCAATTTGAATTTACAAATTAGATTCACAAAATAA
- a CDS encoding HNH endonuclease, with translation MKCIFCKQEASNSKSVEHIVPESLGNKTNVLPKGIVCDKCNSYFALKIEKKVLETDYFKSLRHRNGIESKKRKIPKGTAIIPKTKYKADVIRDKDDKKPTEIILDTESFELIKNGEIKHLILPFNTDFPKNDQTVSRFLAKIGLEMMALRMLENSKIDQDFFAEELALDPIRNYVRFNQQNENWIYSSRKIYEENEKFFLKNGESVDMVFECDFLGTKDREMYFVIAFKGVEFVINMAGSSIEGYEKWLKENDNISPLYSKGKHFGYNLTPNFMKEKK, from the coding sequence ATGAAATGTATTTTTTGCAAACAAGAAGCTTCTAACTCTAAGAGTGTAGAACACATTGTTCCTGAATCGCTTGGCAACAAAACCAATGTCTTGCCAAAAGGAATAGTTTGTGATAAATGTAATAGTTATTTCGCCTTAAAAATTGAAAAAAAAGTTTTAGAAACTGACTACTTTAAAAGTTTAAGACATCGAAACGGAATCGAATCTAAGAAAAGAAAAATCCCGAAAGGAACCGCAATAATTCCAAAGACTAAATATAAAGCTGACGTAATTCGAGATAAGGATGATAAAAAACCAACTGAAATTATCTTAGATACAGAATCATTTGAACTTATAAAAAATGGAGAAATAAAGCATCTAATACTTCCTTTCAACACCGATTTTCCGAAAAACGACCAAACCGTATCAAGGTTCTTAGCAAAAATAGGACTAGAAATGATGGCCTTAAGAATGCTAGAAAACAGCAAAATTGACCAAGATTTTTTTGCAGAAGAACTAGCATTAGACCCAATAAGAAACTATGTTCGTTTCAATCAACAAAATGAAAATTGGATTTACAGCTCTAGGAAGATTTATGAAGAAAATGAAAAATTTTTTCTTAAAAATGGAGAATCTGTAGATATGGTATTTGAATGTGATTTTCTCGGAACAAAAGATAGAGAAATGTATTTTGTAATAGCCTTCAAAGGTGTTGAATTTGTTATAAATATGGCAGGTTCATCAATTGAGGGTTATGAAAAATGGTTAAAAGAAAATGACAATATTAGTCCTTTATATTCTAAAGGAAAACATTTTGGATATAATCTGACACCTAACTTTATGAAAGAAAAAAAATAA
- a CDS encoding cation transporter encodes MKKTIFEITKMDCPSEENLIRMKLDGISSIANLDFDIPNRKLTVFHSGEIDQIEKSVIELNLGGKKISTKQTDQTEFKENKNQKKLLWSVLVINFAFFIIEMTTGIISKSMGLVADSLDMLADSFVYGISLFAVGGTVIKKKRIAKLAGYFQIILAIIGFVEVLRRFFGDEKLPNFSTMIIVSIFALIANGICLYILQKSKSKEEAHMKASMIFTSNDVIINLGVIIAGILVHYLSSNKPDLIIGTIVFILVIQGAFRILKLSK; translated from the coding sequence ATGAAAAAGACAATATTTGAAATTACCAAAATGGACTGTCCTTCAGAGGAAAATCTAATCCGAATGAAATTAGATGGAATTTCAAGCATTGCGAATTTGGACTTTGATATTCCGAATCGAAAATTGACCGTTTTTCACAGCGGAGAAATTGACCAAATCGAAAAGTCAGTTATCGAACTAAATTTAGGTGGAAAGAAAATCTCGACTAAACAAACCGACCAAACGGAATTTAAAGAAAACAAAAACCAAAAAAAGCTACTTTGGTCTGTACTCGTTATAAATTTTGCGTTTTTTATAATCGAAATGACAACAGGAATTATCTCAAAATCTATGGGACTTGTTGCCGATAGTTTAGATATGCTTGCGGACAGTTTTGTTTACGGAATTAGTTTGTTTGCGGTTGGCGGAACAGTAATAAAGAAAAAACGGATTGCCAAACTTGCTGGATATTTTCAAATAATACTTGCGATTATTGGATTTGTAGAAGTTTTAAGAAGATTTTTCGGAGACGAGAAACTTCCCAATTTTTCGACAATGATTATCGTTTCGATTTTCGCACTTATCGCAAACGGAATTTGTCTTTATATTTTGCAAAAGTCAAAAAGTAAAGAAGAAGCACATATGAAAGCGAGTATGATTTTCACCTCGAATGACGTGATTATAAATTTAGGAGTAATAATTGCAGGAATTTTAGTGCATTATTTGAGTTCTAATAAACCTGATTTGATTATTGGAACAATCGTTTTTATATTGGTAATTCAAGGAGCGTTTAGGATTTTGAAATTAAGTAAGTGA
- a CDS encoding AAA family ATPase: protein MILETVKIKNFRGYQTETIVPISNLTAFIGKNDAGKSTILEALEIFFNNSLVNCEKDDLNITADNNKIEITCVFSDFPAQLIIDAANPTTLQTEHLLNTQNKLEIKKVFAATAAKPKEKVFIICNHPSIANGNDLLTLKKAELKQRATALGIPTANYNGNVNSSIREAIRDSFGNLELQETELLVDKEDTKKVYDTLKSYLPLYALFQSDRQSKDDDKEVTDPMKIAVQQALSELTVELEHIKEQVRIKAIDTANRTLAKLKEMSPDLANELIPEFKTEPKFDSQFKLTIKSEEDIPINKRGSGIRRLILLNFFRAEAERLRAQNQGSQIIFAFEEPETSQHPDHQEMLIQAFMELSNTGNSQIILTTHTPALGGLLPLDSLRFIQKTGNDRTVELGTEDVFEKIADTLGILADPIPKNANAILLLEGKSDVTFVNHTATQLKNGGYINHTFEDKRIALVPIGGCGNLKHWTTLRLIDQFAIPYCVMLDSDKGTNEEQQNIDKIQELRNNGIKAYLTLKREPENYVHIDVLNLPAGNTFSFTDTCDAKVLIAAEKTSRKQNVLENYWTLMSTEQIREVEMYNDNGTDRYEFTEMFADLLNIVP, encoded by the coding sequence ATGATATTAGAAACAGTAAAAATCAAAAATTTTAGAGGTTATCAAACCGAAACGATTGTTCCAATTTCAAACTTAACTGCATTTATCGGAAAAAATGATGCTGGAAAATCTACAATACTTGAAGCTCTTGAAATATTTTTCAACAACTCTTTAGTGAATTGCGAAAAAGACGATTTAAATATTACTGCTGACAATAACAAAATTGAAATAACTTGTGTTTTTTCGGATTTTCCAGCACAATTAATAATCGATGCTGCAAACCCTACAACTTTACAAACTGAACATTTATTAAACACACAGAACAAACTCGAAATAAAAAAGGTTTTTGCAGCAACAGCAGCAAAACCAAAAGAGAAAGTTTTTATTATTTGTAATCATCCAAGCATAGCAAATGGAAATGATTTACTTACTCTAAAAAAAGCTGAATTAAAACAGAGAGCTACTGCATTAGGTATCCCAACTGCAAATTACAATGGAAACGTCAATTCATCAATTCGAGAAGCAATAAGAGATTCATTTGGTAATCTAGAACTTCAAGAAACCGAATTGTTAGTAGATAAAGAAGATACTAAAAAAGTTTATGACACTTTAAAATCATATTTACCTCTTTATGCACTTTTCCAATCAGACAGACAAAGTAAAGATGATGATAAAGAAGTAACAGACCCAATGAAAATTGCGGTACAACAAGCTTTATCGGAATTGACTGTTGAACTTGAACATATAAAAGAACAAGTTAGAATTAAAGCTATTGATACAGCGAATAGAACTTTAGCAAAACTTAAAGAAATGTCGCCAGATTTAGCAAACGAATTAATCCCAGAATTTAAAACAGAACCTAAATTTGACTCACAGTTCAAACTAACAATAAAATCAGAAGAAGATATTCCAATCAATAAAAGAGGAAGTGGAATAAGACGACTAATTCTACTGAACTTCTTTAGAGCAGAAGCAGAAAGATTAAGAGCACAAAATCAAGGAAGTCAAATAATATTTGCGTTTGAAGAACCTGAAACCTCTCAACATCCTGACCATCAAGAAATGCTAATTCAAGCATTTATGGAATTATCGAATACGGGAAATTCACAAATTATTTTGACAACACACACACCTGCGCTAGGCGGTTTACTTCCATTAGACAGTTTACGTTTCATTCAAAAAACTGGAAATGATAGAACAGTTGAATTAGGAACAGAAGATGTTTTTGAAAAGATTGCAGATACATTAGGCATTTTAGCCGACCCAATTCCAAAAAATGCAAATGCAATTTTGCTTTTAGAAGGCAAAAGTGATGTGACATTTGTTAATCACACAGCTACCCAATTAAAAAACGGAGGATATATTAACCATACATTTGAAGACAAAAGAATTGCTTTAGTTCCTATTGGTGGTTGTGGTAATTTAAAGCATTGGACTACTCTTCGGTTAATTGACCAATTCGCAATTCCTTATTGCGTAATGCTTGATTCTGACAAAGGAACAAATGAAGAACAGCAAAACATAGATAAAATTCAAGAATTGCGTAATAATGGAATAAAAGCATATTTAACTTTAAAGCGTGAACCTGAAAATTATGTTCATATCGATGTATTAAATTTGCCAGCAGGAAATACTTTTAGTTTTACTGATACTTGTGATGCTAAAGTGTTAATCGCAGCAGAAAAAACTTCAAGAAAACAAAACGTGCTTGAGAACTATTGGACACTAATGTCAACTGAACAAATTAGAGAAGTTGAAATGTATAATGACAACGGAACAGACAGATATGAATTTACAGAAATGTTTGCAGATTTATTAAATATTGTGCCATAA